A single genomic interval of Armigeres subalbatus isolate Guangzhou_Male chromosome 1, GZ_Asu_2, whole genome shotgun sequence harbors:
- the LOC134205302 gene encoding mediator of RNA polymerase II transcription subunit 6, protein MMPGRLGLPITQENPLWISWHDSNWIPLLNPANIMEYFSEKSNPFYDRTCNNEIVRMQRQSLELLGNMTGVEYILLHVQDPILYVIRKQHRHTPTEATPLADYYIIAGTVYQAPDLASVFNSRILSTVHHLQSSFEEASSYSRYHPSKGYSWDFASNKALAEKNKTEKNKETPAKEEPSSLFQRQRVDMLLGDLLRKFPLPLPQMHQPQNASHQNQNGNVGSNNSDGQDSVNIKQEPAEHASIDPHDTGVGIIMPGVKEEFRSDMKPPPEKKMKL, encoded by the exons ATGATGCCTGGAAGACTAGGGCTACCAATAACACAGGAGAATCCATTATGGATTTCCTGGCACGATTCCAACTGGATCCCGTTACTGAATCCTGCGAATATAATGGAATACTTTTCGGAAAAATCAAATCCTTTCTACGACCGCACTTGCAACAACGAGATTGTTCGAATGCAGCGACAAAGTCTTGAACTATTGGG CAATATGACCGGTGTGGAATATATACTGCTGCACGTGCAGGATCCCATCCTGTATGTCATTCGGAAGCAACACAGACACACACCAACGGAAGCTACCCCGCTTGCAGATTATTACATTATTGCCGGAACCGTATATCAGGCACCGGATTTGGCTAGCGTGTTCAACTCGAGGATCCTGTCCACCGTTCATCATCTACAGAGTTCTTTCGAGGAAGCTAGCTCGTATTCCCGATACCATCCCAGCAAAGGCTATTCATGGGATTTTGCTTCCAACAAAGCAC TTGCGGAGAAGAACAAAACCGAGAAAAACAAAGAGACACCAGCCAAGGAGGAGCCAAGTTCGTTGTTCCAACGGCAGCGTGTAGATATGCTGCTGGGTGAtctgcttcggaaattcccccTTCCACTTCCTCAAATGCATCAGCCGCAGAATGCTTCTCATCAGAATCAAAATGGCAATGTTGGATCGAATAACTCCGACGGACAGGATTCGGTAAATATCAAACAAGAACCGGCTGAGCATGCATCCATTGACCCACACGACACTGGAGTTGGTATTATCATGCCAGGGGTGAAGGAAGAGTTTCGCAGCGATATGAAACCACCGCCAGAGAAAAAGATGAAATTAtaa
- the LOC134207528 gene encoding LSM12 homolog A-like, whose protein sequence is MAGVVQDCFSIGSTVACTTCYNQNIEGEVLAFDQQTKMLILKCSSASNTSKLNDVYILNLALCSDVQVKKEVNSIPDPPQSLNLQRLSTRVRNQVEQKKRQVSALAAGVSQEGQNLFLAIARTINQVSWQGPNIVVFQDVTITPPYKVDNVNGSPESRQLTYVKKIVEKHVNDQASATSNIPSATVSAK, encoded by the exons atggcTGGTGTAGTTCAGGACTGCTTCTCCATCGGAAGTACCGTGGCCTGTACAACGTGCTACAATCAGAACATCGAAGGCGAAGTGTTGGCCTTCGATCAACAAACTAAAATGTTGATCCTGA AATGTTCGTCTGCCAGCAACACTTCAAAGTTGAACGATGTGTACATTCTCAATTTGGCGCTCTGTAGCGATGTCCAGGTCAAAAAGGAAGTTAACTCTATACCTGATCCACCACAGTCATTGAATCTACAACGC CTAAGCACACGAGTACGGAATCAAGTAGAACAGAAGAAGCGGCAAGTTTCGGCGCTGGCTGCCGGAGTCAGTCAGGAAGGTCAGAATCTGTTCCTGGCCATAGCACGAACTATCAACCAG GTATCGTGGCAAGGACCTAACATAGTTGTGTTTCAAGACGTTACCATTACACCTCCCTACAAAGTAGATAATGTAAACGGATCACCCGAATCACGACAGTTGACCTACGTGAAAAAAATA GTTGAAAAGCACGTTAACGATCAGGCCTCGGCGACTTCAAATATACCTTCGGCAACGGTGTCTGCCAAATAG
- the LOC134207540 gene encoding ubiquitin-conjugating enzyme E2 G2, whose protein sequence is MAGSALRRLMAEYRQLTLNPPEGIIAGPVSEENFFEWEALITGPEGTCFEGGVFTAKLVFPPDYPLSPPKMRFTCEMFHPNIFADGRVCISILHAPGDDPLGYELSAERWSPVQSVEKILLSVVSMLAEPNDESGANVDAAIMWRENREEFNKIAKRIVRKTLGLPS, encoded by the exons ATGGCCGGGTCTGCCCTCAGGCGTTTGATGGCCGAGTATCGCC AGCTAACATTGAATCCACCCGAAGGAATAATTGCTGGTCCAGTAAGCgaggaaaatttcttcgaatggGAAGCATTAATCAC TGGACCGGAAGGGACCTGCTTTGAAGGTGGTGTGTTTACAGCGAAGCTAGTATTCCCTCCCGACTATCCGCTTAGTCCTCCAAAAATGCGGTTTACATGTGAAATGTTTCATCCGAATA TTTTCGCGGATGGTCGAGTGTGCATCTCAATACTACACGCACCTGGAGATGATCCATTAG GATATGAACTATCTGCTGAACGCTGGAGTCCAGTTCAGAGTGTGGAAAAGATTTTGCTAAGTGTCGTTAGCATGTTAGCTG AACCGAATGACGAATCCGGAGCAAACGTCGATGCAGCAATAATGTGGCGTGAAAATAGAGAGGAATTTAATAAGATAGCTAAACGAATTGTGAGGAAAACATTGGGTCTACCATCGTAA
- the LOC134207531 gene encoding uncharacterized protein LOC134207531: MDRGKTVQKLFDGFCKAYPLKSRQANQDACHAYWRSIKDKSDCDKLAQLKIKELQNMSKAPSGTLMSFFKTVPSVPSLNTQSQLSSASTIASSDDSELTATPSSSHQTDSKCATEATKETKGGKFACPKQDELKKELEAVNAEISCLLLRERNSIISVDQEKELKLLKNKKCKIEAGLIKLKSDQQRQRDFRIQRKRAMDHACESDPSLANKLRFKKDVGRPAIEVNQPQFIKTLLDIAQPGASADDRRRSETLRTVKTLDELTEGLRNAGFEVCRTSVYYRLLPRNSRTTDGKRHVKAVPVKLMKPGKDLHRMHEDGYFCTATINALDELASLLGPAEVAKLSIDDKARVPLGIAAATSQSPLLMHMEYRVRLPDHDWAVADRHKLIPSVYAGIAIKDNAFGDRSGVTYSGPTYVAIRSGKHSKSTAYSHARDFDHLYELDSPHYIS; encoded by the exons ATGGATCGTGGTAAGACAGTTCAGAAACTTTTCGATGGTTTTTGTAAAGCATATCCTTTGAAAAGTCGACAGGCGAATCAGGATGCATGTCATGCTTATTGGAGGTCTATTAAGGACAAATCTGATTGCGATAAATTGGCGCAACTTAAAATTAAGGAGCTTCAAAACATGTCCAAAGCGCCCAGTGGAACACTAATGAGTTTCTTCAAAACCGTACCGTCCGTACCCTCATTGAACACTCAGTCGCAACTTTCCAGTGCTTCTACGATCGCATCATCAGATGACTCTGAGCTTACTGCGACTCCAAGCTCATCACACCAGACGGATTCGAAATGTGCTACGGAAGCTACCAAGGAGACTAAAGGTGGTAAGTTCGCTTGCCCAAAGCAAGACGAATTAAAAAAGGAATTGGAAGCAGTGAATGCGGAAATCAGCTGTCTTTTATTGCGCGAACGGAATTCAATAATATCAGTTGACCAGGAAAAAGAACTGAAACTTTTGAAGAACAAAAAGTGTAAAATTGAGGCGGgtttaattaaattgaaatccGACCAGCAAAGGCAACGCGATTTCCGGATCCAAAGGAAACGAGCTATGGATCACGCTTGTGAATCTGATCCGTCATTAGCTAATAAACTGAGATTCAAGAAGGATGTTGGACGTCCGGCAATTGAGGTGAATCAACCACAGTTCATCAAAACGCTACTTGACATTGCGCAACCCGGAGCATCGGCAGATGACCGCCGAAG ATCGGAGACACTGCGGACCGTGAAAACTCTAGATGAACTCACTGAAGGATTGCGTAATGCTGGATTTGAGGTATGTAGAACATCAGTTTACTATCGCCTTCTTCCACGCAACAGTAGGACCACGGATGGTAAGCGCCATGTGAAAGCTGTTCCGGTGAAGTTAATGAAGCCCGGAAAGGATCTGCACCGCATGCACGAAGATGGATATTTTTGCACAGCAACAATTAATGCCTTGGATGAGCTAGCTTCGTTACTAGGTCCAGCGGAAGTAGCCAAGCTGAGTATCGATGACAAAGCTCGAGTTCCTCTAGGTATTGCCGCCGCAACGAGTCAATCACCTCTGTTAATGCACATGGAATATCGAGTTCGACTTCCTGATCACGATTGGGCTGTAGCAGACAGGCACAAGTTGATTCCGTCTGTCTATGCCGGAATCGCTATCAAAGACAACGCATTCGGTGATAGATCTGGTGTGACATATTCAGGACCTACATACGTCGCTA